A region of Penaeus chinensis breed Huanghai No. 1 chromosome 38, ASM1920278v2, whole genome shotgun sequence DNA encodes the following proteins:
- the LOC125046190 gene encoding colorectal mutant cancer protein-like isoform X1 — MSSGAVQREPAGTGQGGTSPQQFYAHGLEGCSQKELHLAALGSLKGEILELSSRLKMVSQERDMLEKTLTVTQLEKVRVERESEDRLDSQAQRYEERLTELHSVIAELSRKIDQQRINVIAEEEAAVPEDYSQSELSHDQHDATEDSTSEAVESEEHAEENRDNTATDASTSCDIDDRAVEAGEGIADLDVSECPRGSGDTSSCRASGDEPCRSLSALEEEVKALREENMSLQHALAVAQHSASTHRNALATLTQERDVLRKKLREYQRMQPAMPPQSPQVADAVTVRGLRGAPLAAFTATSGGSAPSGSGPGTVSPSPSPQPPESHTPTQDDTPIICRLAERVRLKKAESGDQRITGSDLSSVGVWTTAVAEQLVAGVQEESDAQELYHALATAGGALAPHERLKEFEVEIERLHAKVDHLKAQNDVLAITLSESKAHCDHLSILIGKYESNSTALQLAVTNLDQTIEAYEVLVALLESEIALLFASCKAAGVGVKGNAGVSLSDQEDLVALVRRAQEQRRSTENVARHLLSRLERASGMQNDSENWNEASISHNTSTASSTSSGVDSDVSRGEEQRLRETIGKMRDERCQVAASILPLESIHVDPLTRHYPLSLHDAHKLDLENAVLMQELTAMREDRAELRAQVYLIEREKAGLELRVGTCEAQAAAYCATIDHLRSELSLARPDGSNDVEGEGDSGVDSSSPEIMEALRRERQLKVRVQDLVTTLEKVTKNSEARHMQSQEFINDLKKANGALLTAVDRLKKKYALKVKRMEQQMMGMVDRHAHQVAFVRVLKQRIANLEDDPGSQQTQMISTASETSL, encoded by the exons ATGTCCTCGGGGGCGGTGCAACGGGAGCCTGCGGGGACGGGCCAGGGCGGCACTTCCCCGCAGCAGTTCTACGCCCACGGGCTGGAGGGCTGCTCGCAGAAGGAG CTACACCTGGCGGCGCTGGGCTCGCTCAAAGGGGAAATTCTAGAATTATCGTCTCGCCTCAAAATGGTTTCTCAGGAACGGGACATGCTGGAGAAAACGCTTACAGTCACGCAG CTCGAGaaggtgagagtggagagagagagcgaggacagaCTGGACTCCCAGGCCCAGCGCTACGAGGAAAGACTAACCGAACTGCACTCTGTCATCGCCGAACTCTCCCGCAAGATCGACCAGCAGAGGATCAACGTCATCgccgaggaggaggcggcggttcCTGAGGACTACTCGCAGTCGGAACTCTCGCACGACCAGCACGATGCTACGG AAGATTCAACTAGTGAGGCTGTCGAGTCTGAAGAACACGCGGAGGAGAACAGGGATAACACAGCCACGGATGCTTCGACATCTTGTGACATAGATGATAGAGCTGTGGAG gCCGGAGAAGGCATCGCAGACCTGGACGTGAGCGAGTGTCCCAGAGGCAGTGGAGATACAAGCAGCTGCCGGGCTTCAGGGGACGAGCCTTGCCGTTCCTTAAGTgctttggaggaggaggtgaaagcaCTCCGAGAGGAGAACATGAGCCTCCAACATGCTCTCGCCGTTGCACAACACAGTGCCTCAACTCATCGCAATGCCCTTGCAACCCTCACTCAGGAGAGGGATGTCCTCCGTAAAAAG CTTCGCGAGTATCAAAGAATGCAGCCAGCGATGCCGCCCCAGTCCCCCCAGGTCGCCGATGCCGTCACGGTGCGTGGGCTGAGAGGAGCTCCCTTGGCCGCCTTCACTGCCACTTCAGGAGGATCGGCGCCCAGCGGCTCAGGACCTGGCACCgtgtcaccttctccctcccctcagcccccGGAGAGCCACACGCCCACTCAGGACGACACGCCCATTATCTGCCGATTGGCAGAGAGGGTTCGTCTTAAGAAG GCTGAGAGTGGAGACCAGCGAATAACAGGCTCAGACCTGAGTAGTGTAGGAGTGTGGACGACGGCGGTGGCGGAGCAGTTGGTCGCCGGGGTTCAGGAAGAGAGTGATGCCCAGGAGCTCTACCACGCCCTGGCCACTGCAGGAGGTGCGCTAGCTCCTCATGAGAGACTAAAAGAGTTTGAagtggagatagagagactgCACGCTAAGGTGGATCATTTGAAAGCACAGAATGATGTGTTGGCCATTACTCTTAGTGAATCGAAAGCACACTGTGATCATTTGAGTATTCTCATAGGGAAATATGAATCAAATTCGACTGCCTTACAACTAGCAGTGACCAACCTAGACCAGACTATAGAAGCTTATGAAGTGTTAGTGGCACTCCTGGAAAGTGAGATTGCGTTGTTATTTGCCAGTTGCAAAGCTGCGGGTGTTGGGGTGAAGGGAAATGCTGGGGTGAGTCTTTCAGACCAGGAAGACCTCGTGGCTCTCGTCAGAAGAGCCCAGGAACAACGAAGGTCCACAGAAAATGTTGCCCGGCATTTACTTTCCCGTTTGGAGAGGGCGAGCGGAATGCAGAATGATTCGGAAAACTGGAACGAGGCCAGTATAAGCCATAATACAAG CACTGCCTCATCCACATCAAGTGGAGTCGACTCTGATGTAAGCCGAGGAGAGGAACAGCGCCTTCGAGAAACCATCGGGAAGATGCGGGATGAGAGATGTCAGGTTGCAGCCTCCATCCTCCCACTCGAGTCGATCCACGTAGATCCACTCACCCGGCACTATCCACTCAGCCTTCACGACGCCCACAAGCTGGACCTCGAGAATGCAGTGTTGATGCAGGAACTCACGGCCATGAGGGAGGATCGGGCAGAACTAAGAGCTCAG GTATACctaatagaaagggagaaagcaggTCTCGAGCTAAGAGTCGGGACGTGCGAAGCCCAAGCAGCTGCCTATTGTGCAACCATAGACCATTTAAGATCGGAATTATCCCTAGCGCGTCCGGATGGCAGTAAT GATGTGGAAGGAGAAGGCGACAGTGGTGTGGACTCTTCATCGCCCGAAATCATGGAAGCCTTACGTCGCGAGAGACAGCTGAAAGTCCGCGTCCAGGACCTGGTCACGACCCTCGAGAAGGTGACCAAAAACTCGGAGGCTCGACACATGCAGTCGCAGGAGTTCATCAATGACCTGAAGAAGGCTAATGG AGCTTTGCTAACGGCAGTTGATCGTCTCAAAAAGAAATATGCATTGAAGGTGAAGAGAATGGAACAGCAGATGATGGGGATGGTCGACCGCCATGCTCACCAGGTAGCCTTT
- the LOC125046190 gene encoding colorectal mutant cancer protein-like isoform X2 has protein sequence MSSGAVQREPAGTGQGGTSPQQFYAHGLEGCSQKELHLAALGSLKGEILELSSRLKMVSQERDMLEKTLTVTQLEKVRVERESEDRLDSQAQRYEERLTELHSVIAELSRKIDQQRINVIAEEEAAVPEDYSQSELSHDQHDATEDSTSEAVESEEHAEENRDNTATDASTSCDIDDRAVEAGEGIADLDVSECPRGSGDTSSCRASGDEPCRSLSALEEEVKALREENMSLQHALAVAQHSASTHRNALATLTQERDVLRKKLREYQRMQPAMPPQSPQVADAVTVRGLRGAPLAAFTATSGGSAPSGSGPGTVSPSPSPQPPESHTPTQDDTPIICRLAERVRLKKAESGDQRITGSDLSSVGVWTTAVAEQLVAGVQEESDAQELYHALATAGGALAPHERLKEFEVEIERLHAKVDHLKAQNDVLAITLSESKAHCDHLSILIGKYESNSTALQLAVTNLDQTIEAYEVLVALLESEIALLFASCKAAGVGVKGNAGVSLSDQEDLVALVRRAQEQRRSTENVARHLLSRLERASGMQNDSENWNEASISHNTSTASSTSSGVDSDVSRGEEQRLRETIGKMRDERCQVAASILPLESIHVDPLTRHYPLSLHDAHKLDLENAVLMQELTAMREDRAELRAQVYLIEREKAGLELRVGTCEAQAAAYCATIDHLRSELSLARPDGSNDVEGEGDSGVDSSSPEIMEALRRERQLKVRVQDLVTTLEKVTKNSEARHMQSQEFINDLKKANGALLTAVDRLKKKYALKVKRMEQQMMGMVDRHAHQVRVLKQRIANLEDDPGSQQTQMISTASETSL, from the exons ATGTCCTCGGGGGCGGTGCAACGGGAGCCTGCGGGGACGGGCCAGGGCGGCACTTCCCCGCAGCAGTTCTACGCCCACGGGCTGGAGGGCTGCTCGCAGAAGGAG CTACACCTGGCGGCGCTGGGCTCGCTCAAAGGGGAAATTCTAGAATTATCGTCTCGCCTCAAAATGGTTTCTCAGGAACGGGACATGCTGGAGAAAACGCTTACAGTCACGCAG CTCGAGaaggtgagagtggagagagagagcgaggacagaCTGGACTCCCAGGCCCAGCGCTACGAGGAAAGACTAACCGAACTGCACTCTGTCATCGCCGAACTCTCCCGCAAGATCGACCAGCAGAGGATCAACGTCATCgccgaggaggaggcggcggttcCTGAGGACTACTCGCAGTCGGAACTCTCGCACGACCAGCACGATGCTACGG AAGATTCAACTAGTGAGGCTGTCGAGTCTGAAGAACACGCGGAGGAGAACAGGGATAACACAGCCACGGATGCTTCGACATCTTGTGACATAGATGATAGAGCTGTGGAG gCCGGAGAAGGCATCGCAGACCTGGACGTGAGCGAGTGTCCCAGAGGCAGTGGAGATACAAGCAGCTGCCGGGCTTCAGGGGACGAGCCTTGCCGTTCCTTAAGTgctttggaggaggaggtgaaagcaCTCCGAGAGGAGAACATGAGCCTCCAACATGCTCTCGCCGTTGCACAACACAGTGCCTCAACTCATCGCAATGCCCTTGCAACCCTCACTCAGGAGAGGGATGTCCTCCGTAAAAAG CTTCGCGAGTATCAAAGAATGCAGCCAGCGATGCCGCCCCAGTCCCCCCAGGTCGCCGATGCCGTCACGGTGCGTGGGCTGAGAGGAGCTCCCTTGGCCGCCTTCACTGCCACTTCAGGAGGATCGGCGCCCAGCGGCTCAGGACCTGGCACCgtgtcaccttctccctcccctcagcccccGGAGAGCCACACGCCCACTCAGGACGACACGCCCATTATCTGCCGATTGGCAGAGAGGGTTCGTCTTAAGAAG GCTGAGAGTGGAGACCAGCGAATAACAGGCTCAGACCTGAGTAGTGTAGGAGTGTGGACGACGGCGGTGGCGGAGCAGTTGGTCGCCGGGGTTCAGGAAGAGAGTGATGCCCAGGAGCTCTACCACGCCCTGGCCACTGCAGGAGGTGCGCTAGCTCCTCATGAGAGACTAAAAGAGTTTGAagtggagatagagagactgCACGCTAAGGTGGATCATTTGAAAGCACAGAATGATGTGTTGGCCATTACTCTTAGTGAATCGAAAGCACACTGTGATCATTTGAGTATTCTCATAGGGAAATATGAATCAAATTCGACTGCCTTACAACTAGCAGTGACCAACCTAGACCAGACTATAGAAGCTTATGAAGTGTTAGTGGCACTCCTGGAAAGTGAGATTGCGTTGTTATTTGCCAGTTGCAAAGCTGCGGGTGTTGGGGTGAAGGGAAATGCTGGGGTGAGTCTTTCAGACCAGGAAGACCTCGTGGCTCTCGTCAGAAGAGCCCAGGAACAACGAAGGTCCACAGAAAATGTTGCCCGGCATTTACTTTCCCGTTTGGAGAGGGCGAGCGGAATGCAGAATGATTCGGAAAACTGGAACGAGGCCAGTATAAGCCATAATACAAG CACTGCCTCATCCACATCAAGTGGAGTCGACTCTGATGTAAGCCGAGGAGAGGAACAGCGCCTTCGAGAAACCATCGGGAAGATGCGGGATGAGAGATGTCAGGTTGCAGCCTCCATCCTCCCACTCGAGTCGATCCACGTAGATCCACTCACCCGGCACTATCCACTCAGCCTTCACGACGCCCACAAGCTGGACCTCGAGAATGCAGTGTTGATGCAGGAACTCACGGCCATGAGGGAGGATCGGGCAGAACTAAGAGCTCAG GTATACctaatagaaagggagaaagcaggTCTCGAGCTAAGAGTCGGGACGTGCGAAGCCCAAGCAGCTGCCTATTGTGCAACCATAGACCATTTAAGATCGGAATTATCCCTAGCGCGTCCGGATGGCAGTAAT GATGTGGAAGGAGAAGGCGACAGTGGTGTGGACTCTTCATCGCCCGAAATCATGGAAGCCTTACGTCGCGAGAGACAGCTGAAAGTCCGCGTCCAGGACCTGGTCACGACCCTCGAGAAGGTGACCAAAAACTCGGAGGCTCGACACATGCAGTCGCAGGAGTTCATCAATGACCTGAAGAAGGCTAATGG AGCTTTGCTAACGGCAGTTGATCGTCTCAAAAAGAAATATGCATTGAAGGTGAAGAGAATGGAACAGCAGATGATGGGGATGGTCGACCGCCATGCTCACCAG